A region from the Nymphalis io chromosome 9, ilAglIoxx1.1, whole genome shotgun sequence genome encodes:
- the LOC126770578 gene encoding splicing factor U2AF 50 kDa subunit: MGEDKDRRRRTRSRERRRSRSRSRERREKRRSKSRSPSKRSRRRKPSLYWDVPPPGFEHITPLQYKAMQAAGQIPANIVADTPQAAVPVVGSTITRQARRLYVGNIPFGVTEEETMEFFNQQMHLSGLAQAAGNPVLACQINLDKNFAFLEFRSIDETTQAMAFDGINFKGQSLKIRRPHDYQPMPGTENPAINVPAGVISTVVPDSPHKIFIGGLPNYLNEDQVKELLMSFGQLRAFNLVKDSSTGLSKGYAFAEYVDISMTDQAIAGLNGMQLGDKKLIVQRASIGAKNSTLAMTGAAPVTLQVAGLTLAGAGPATEVLCLLNMVTPDELRDEEEYEDILEDIKEECNKYGCVRSIEIPRPIEGVEVPGCGKVFVEFNSIADCQKAQQTLTGRKFSNRVVVTSYFDPDKYHRREF; this comes from the exons ATGGGTGAAGACAAAG ATCGTCGACGCAGAACACGTTCAAGAGAAAGAAGACGCTCACGTTCTCGTTCAAGAGAACGCCGAGAAAAGAGAAGGAGCAAATCCAGGTCGCCGTCAAAAAGATCACGCAGACGCAAGCCTTCTTTATACTGGGATGTCCCACCGCCTGGATTTGAACATATTACTCCATTACAATATAAAGCAATGCAAGCGGCCGGACAGATTCCTGCAAATATAGTCGCCGATACACCACAAGCAGCAGTGCCGGTGGTCGGTTCAACAATAACGCGACAAGCACGTAGGTTATATGTAGGCAACATACCATTTGGAGTTACTGAAGAGGAAACGATGGAGTTCTTCAATCAACAGATGCATCTTTCCGGCTTAGCGCAAGCAGCTGGTAACCCAGTGCTTGCGTGCCAgattaatttagataaaaacttTGCATTCCTTGAGTTCAGATCTATTGATGAAACCACACAAGCCATGGCATTTGATGGCATAAACTTCAAAGGTCAGAGTTTAAAAATACGGCGACCGCACGACTATCAACCAATGCCCGGCACAGAAAACCCAGCGATAAATGTCCCAG CTGGTGTTATCAGTACTGTAGTTCCAGATTCACCACACAAAATTTTTATCGGTGGTCTGCCTAACTATCTGAATGAAGATCAA GTAAAGGAACTCCTGATGTCATTTGGCCAGCTGCGAGCCTTCAACTTGGTGAAGGATTCATCTACAGGCCTCAGTAAGGGCTATGCCTTCGCTGAATATGTTGATATATCAATGACTGATCag GCCATTGCTGGTCTGAATGGTATGCAGCTGGgtgataagaaattaattgttCAACGCGCGAGTATTGGAGCCAAGAACTCCACTTTAG CGATGACTGGCGCGGCGCCGGTGACGCTGCAGGTGGCGGGGCTGACGCTGGCCGGCGCGGGGCCCGCCACCGAGGTGCTGTGTCTGCTCAACATGGTCACGCCCGACGAGCTGCGCGACGAGGAGGAGTATGAGGACATCCTCGAGGACATCAA ggAGGAATGTAACAAGTATGGCTGTGTGCGCAGTATAGAAATTCCAAGGCCAATTGAGGGCGTGGAAGTCCCTGGATGTGGAAAA GTATTCGTCGAATTCAATAGCATCGCAGATTGCCAGAAAGCGCAACAAACTCTTACGGGTCGAAAATTCAGTAATCGCGTTGTTGTCACCTCATACTTTGATCCCGACAAGTATCACCGCAGAGAGTTTTAA
- the LOC126770683 gene encoding uncharacterized protein LOC126770683, with product MGQMKPIWFYLAVALVILSTLTHEVDARRKILRGRRVMTRTYYHGTAVPAWAISLMAGIGMLVIGGVLYGIMRKLVLASETGSLNTYQPTLQNDNSV from the exons atGGGACAAATGAAACCAATCTGGTTTTATCTTGCTGTGGCACTTG TCATTCTCAGTACTCTGACACATGAAGTCGACGCTAGAAGAAAAATACTTCGAGGTAGACGCGTGATGACGCGAACATACTATC ATGGAACTGCTGTACCCGCATGGGCTATAAGTTTGATGGCAGGAATTGGAATGTTAGTTATTGGAGGCGTATTGTATGGAATCATGAGGAAACTTGTTCTTGCATCTGAAACTGGTTCCCTTAACACATACCAACCAACGTTGCAAAACGATAAcagtgtttaa